Proteins from a single region of Aquirhabdus parva:
- a CDS encoding peroxiredoxin → MAVLVGKPAPDFTVAAVLGSGEIVDTFNFAEATKDKYALVFFYPLDFTFVCPSELIALDHKIPEFKARGVEVVGVSIDSQFTHNAWRNTPVDQGGIGPVKYTLAADTKHEIAQAYDVESAGGVAFRGAFIIDKNGIVRSQIVNDLPLGRSMDEILRIVDALQFTEENGEVCPANWKKGDAGMTASPEGVAAYLGANADKL, encoded by the coding sequence ATGGCAGTTTTAGTTGGCAAACCAGCCCCAGATTTTACCGTTGCAGCCGTACTTGGTTCTGGCGAGATCGTTGATACATTTAATTTCGCTGAAGCAACCAAAGACAAATACGCACTTGTATTTTTCTATCCACTCGACTTCACTTTCGTATGTCCTTCAGAACTGATTGCACTTGATCATAAAATCCCTGAATTCAAAGCACGTGGTGTAGAAGTCGTTGGTGTTTCAATTGACTCACAATTCACCCACAACGCATGGCGTAATACCCCTGTTGATCAAGGCGGTATTGGTCCAGTGAAATACACCTTGGCAGCAGATACCAAGCACGAAATTGCACAAGCCTATGATGTCGAATCAGCAGGTGGCGTTGCATTCCGTGGTGCATTCATCATCGACAAAAACGGTATCGTTCGTTCACAAATCGTCAATGACTTGCCACTCGGCCGTAGCATGGACGAAATCCTGCGTATCGTTGACGCACTGCAATTCACTGAAGAAAACGGCGAAGTTTGCCCTGCAAACTGGAAAAAAGGCGATGCAGGCATGACCGCATCTCCAGAAGGTGTTGCCGCTTACTTAGGTGCAAACGCAGACAAACTGTAA
- a CDS encoding GNAT family N-acetyltransferase, protein MQFVSCTYELHATAILDIFNEAIANSTALYDYKPRTLEMMQEWFRVKQVGSFPVIGLVDDNGQLMGFASYGTFRVWAAYKYTVEHAIYIHQDHRGKGLGRILLNQLIEYATEQQLHVMIGGIDIANHASIALHEKLGFKHSGTIQQAAFKFGRWLDLGFYQLILPTPLQPIDG, encoded by the coding sequence ATGCAGTTTGTCAGTTGTACTTATGAGTTACATGCAACGGCTATTCTTGATATTTTTAATGAAGCTATTGCCAATTCAACGGCACTGTATGATTACAAGCCAAGAACACTAGAAATGATGCAAGAGTGGTTTCGGGTTAAACAAGTGGGGTCTTTTCCGGTCATTGGTCTTGTTGATGATAACGGACAATTAATGGGCTTTGCCAGCTATGGCACCTTCCGTGTCTGGGCCGCCTATAAGTATACAGTCGAGCATGCGATTTATATACATCAGGATCATCGGGGTAAAGGGCTGGGCAGGATACTGCTCAATCAACTCATTGAATATGCGACAGAGCAGCAACTTCATGTCATGATCGGCGGGATTGATATTGCCAATCACGCCAGTATTGCTTTACATGAAAAGCTCGGCTTTAAACATTCGGGAACAATTCAGCAAGCTGCGTTTAAATTTGGTCGTTGGTTAGATTTAGGCTTTTATCAGTTAATTTTACCGACACCATTGCAGCCGATTGATGGCTAG
- a CDS encoding glutathione S-transferase family protein, with protein MKLYIADRAPNPRRVLLFLAAKGLNPVDIGLEVIGINLSDSANRAPDYLRVHPLGQIPALELDDGQVITESMAICRYLEGKYPETPLLGDELMSQVWIDQYSRQAEIEILLPLMSAFQHGHPFWAGKYEQVPDVAPVARRRAQSRFSYFDHRLQAVPFLAGNNITAADLTLYAALDFGRLAGLKVDEQHPTLLRFYQRMHEQFKDVR; from the coding sequence ATGAAATTATATATTGCTGATCGAGCACCGAACCCGAGGCGAGTCCTTTTGTTTTTGGCAGCCAAAGGTTTGAATCCCGTTGATATTGGACTTGAGGTGATTGGAATTAATCTGTCCGATTCAGCAAACCGTGCCCCTGACTATTTGCGGGTCCACCCTCTCGGACAGATTCCAGCGTTAGAGCTTGATGATGGGCAGGTTATTACCGAGTCAATGGCAATCTGTCGATATCTGGAAGGTAAATATCCAGAAACACCATTGTTAGGTGATGAGTTAATGTCGCAGGTTTGGATCGATCAATATAGCCGTCAGGCTGAGATTGAGATTTTGTTGCCGCTCATGAGTGCATTTCAGCATGGCCATCCATTTTGGGCTGGGAAATACGAACAGGTTCCGGATGTTGCACCCGTCGCACGCCGCCGAGCTCAATCCCGTTTTTCTTATTTTGACCATCGTTTGCAAGCTGTGCCATTTTTGGCGGGAAATAACATCACCGCGGCAGATCTCACCCTCTATGCAGCATTGGATTTTGGCCGATTGGCAGGCTTAAAAGTTGATGAACAACATCCAACATTATTACGTTTTTATCAACGTATGCATGAACAATTTAAGGATGTCCGTTAA
- a CDS encoding RluA family pseudouridine synthase: MSTDSVVPEAPHYTVHYRCDDYLIVNKSSGLLSVPGKGEHLFDSLLTRLQSVEPNIKLVHRLDRDTSGLMVFALNIEAQRNISRQFETRLTDKVYQAILLGELVGEGKVDVPVRYEPLTPPLHVADKFYPKMALTHWESINNLKINNVVVTKVLLKPVTGRSHQLRVHSQYIGHAIVGDSLYADDAGSRLIDRLCLHAAALSFNHPVTGERVTYTKDADFWSL, encoded by the coding sequence ATGTCTACCGATTCGGTCGTTCCTGAAGCACCTCATTATACGGTTCATTATCGCTGTGATGATTATTTGATCGTCAATAAGTCGTCGGGTTTGCTTTCCGTACCGGGAAAAGGCGAGCATTTATTTGATAGTCTATTAACCCGTTTACAATCGGTTGAACCTAATATTAAATTAGTCCATCGTTTAGATCGTGATACCTCTGGTTTAATGGTTTTTGCCTTGAATATAGAGGCGCAGCGTAATATTTCCAGACAGTTTGAAACCCGTTTGACCGATAAAGTTTATCAAGCCATTTTGCTCGGGGAGTTGGTTGGGGAAGGGAAAGTTGATGTGCCTGTGCGCTATGAACCTCTCACTCCGCCGTTACATGTAGCGGATAAGTTTTATCCGAAAATGGCACTGACACATTGGGAATCAATTAATAATTTAAAAATAAACAATGTAGTAGTCACAAAAGTGTTACTGAAACCAGTCACGGGGCGATCTCATCAATTGCGTGTACATAGTCAATATATCGGTCATGCGATAGTGGGAGATTCGCTATATGCGGATGATGCTGGGTCTAGGCTGATAGATCGTTTATGTCTGCATGCTGCAGCGCTTAGTTTCAATCATCCAGTAACTGGTGAGCGGGTGACCTATACGAAAGATGCAGATTTCTGGTCACTATAA
- a CDS encoding superoxide dismutase: protein MSEITLPALPYAKDALVPYISAETLEFHHGKHHQTYVTNLNNLIKDTDLAGKSLEEIILISAKDASKAGVFNNAAQIWNHTFYWNSITPNGGGEPTGPIAAKITEAFGSYEKFKEEFKQAALTQFGSGWAWLVADQVNGALSIVKTANADTPLAHGKVAVLTVDVWEHAYYIDFRNRRPDYVTTFLDKLVNWEYANAKLAGQPAGIEK from the coding sequence ATGTCAGAGATTACTCTACCAGCGCTACCATACGCCAAAGACGCACTTGTCCCTTATATCAGTGCAGAAACACTCGAATTTCATCATGGCAAACATCACCAAACTTACGTCACCAACCTGAACAACCTGATCAAAGATACTGATCTGGCAGGTAAATCACTTGAAGAAATCATTCTGATCTCTGCAAAAGACGCAAGCAAAGCTGGTGTATTTAACAACGCTGCTCAAATCTGGAACCACACCTTCTATTGGAACAGCATCACGCCAAATGGCGGCGGTGAACCAACAGGCCCTATCGCAGCTAAAATTACTGAAGCGTTTGGTAGCTATGAAAAATTCAAAGAAGAGTTCAAGCAAGCTGCACTGACTCAATTCGGTTCTGGCTGGGCATGGCTCGTTGCAGATCAAGTGAATGGCGCGCTATCCATTGTTAAAACTGCAAATGCCGATACCCCATTGGCACACGGTAAAGTTGCTGTATTGACTGTAGACGTATGGGAACATGCTTACTACATCGACTTTCGTAATCGCCGTCCTGACTACGTGACCACATTCCTAGACAAATTGGTCAACTGGGAATATGCAAACGCGAAATTGGCAGGTCAACCTGCAGGTATCGAAAAGTAA
- the greB gene encoding transcription elongation factor GreB, with translation MRAPYITPEGYKRLSDELDFLFRVRRPEVTRAVSEAAAMGDRSENAEYIYGKKMLREIDRRIRFLQKRLPDLKVIDRLPDDPTKIYFGASVELENDEGEIINIRIVGSDEFDPAQHWISIESPLARALIGKKVDEDVNILLPDNRRVNYYILNFRYDLSVT, from the coding sequence ATGCGTGCACCCTATATCACCCCTGAAGGATACAAACGCTTAAGCGATGAACTGGACTTTTTATTTCGGGTTCGTCGTCCAGAAGTCACCCGCGCCGTCAGCGAAGCTGCAGCGATGGGCGATCGCTCAGAAAATGCGGAGTATATCTACGGCAAAAAAATGCTACGCGAAATTGATCGCCGTATTCGCTTTTTGCAAAAGCGTTTGCCTGACTTAAAAGTCATCGATCGGTTACCCGATGACCCAACAAAAATCTACTTTGGCGCGTCTGTAGAACTCGAAAATGATGAAGGCGAAATCATTAATATTCGCATTGTTGGTTCAGATGAATTTGATCCCGCACAACATTGGATCAGCATTGAATCGCCTCTAGCACGCGCTTTAATTGGAAAAAAAGTCGATGAAGATGTAAATATTTTGTTACCAGACAACCGCCGCGTTAATTATTACATATTAAATTTTAGATACGACTTATCAGTGACTTAA
- a CDS encoding alpha/beta hydrolase: MPAAKPPIEIETAAHPTLSVIWLHGLGADGNDFVPIIPELGLSNDTAIRFIFPNAPVIPVSINGGYQMPAWYDILTLDSNSRVVDEAGIIASRNLVRALITQENARGIPSERIIIAGFSQGGAIAYTTGLTHPQKLAGIIALSTYIPSATLIKTEFDAANQNTPIFAAHGRQDDVVSLSMGESARDTVQALGCPITWHTYHMAHSVNLEEIKAIGKWLVERVNEKK; encoded by the coding sequence ATGCCTGCAGCAAAACCACCCATCGAAATCGAAACCGCCGCCCATCCCACATTGTCGGTTATATGGCTCCATGGTTTAGGTGCAGATGGGAATGATTTTGTACCCATAATCCCAGAACTGGGATTATCTAATGATACTGCTATTCGCTTTATTTTTCCGAATGCGCCAGTTATCCCGGTTAGTATCAATGGCGGTTACCAGATGCCTGCCTGGTATGATATTTTGACATTAGATAGTAATAGCCGCGTTGTCGATGAAGCCGGCATCATTGCGAGCAGAAACCTAGTTCGTGCCTTAATCACACAAGAAAATGCGCGTGGTATTCCCAGTGAACGTATAATCATTGCAGGTTTTTCTCAAGGCGGTGCTATTGCCTACACGACCGGGTTAACACACCCTCAGAAACTGGCTGGGATTATTGCACTCTCAACCTATATCCCTTCAGCGACATTGATCAAAACAGAATTTGATGCAGCGAATCAAAATACACCTATTTTTGCTGCGCATGGACGTCAGGATGATGTGGTGAGCTTAAGTATGGGTGAAAGTGCGCGCGATACCGTTCAAGCGTTGGGTTGCCCGATCACTTGGCATACCTATCACATGGCCCACTCAGTCAATTTAGAAGAAATTAAAGCCATTGGGAAATGGCTTGTTGAACGTGTTAACGAAAAGAAATAA
- a CDS encoding Nif3-like dinuclear metal center hexameric protein, whose amino-acid sequence MPVSSPLSPNTTHPELSLEELIRWCDQTLSSHAFKDYAPNGLQVEGKTNIRKIVTGVTANLALIDAAIAAQADAILVHHGYFWKGEDACLTGMKGKRIKHLFQHHISLLAYHLPLDAHPELGNNKAFADLMEFTTTSGLDPVEKYPVGNIGYCEPMTALAMSDLLEQRLGRKPQHLAGGPEIIRKVGWCTGGAQGLLNQAALMGCDAYFSGEVSERTFHEAAELGIHYFECGHHATERGGIHRLGQAIAKEFGIDVEFINIENPV is encoded by the coding sequence ATGCCTGTATCTAGTCCGTTATCACCAAATACGACACATCCTGAACTTTCACTAGAAGAGCTTATTCGCTGGTGCGATCAAACCTTATCGTCTCATGCATTCAAAGATTATGCGCCGAATGGATTACAAGTTGAAGGTAAAACAAATATTCGTAAAATCGTTACGGGCGTTACAGCAAATCTAGCACTCATAGATGCTGCAATTGCAGCCCAAGCCGATGCCATTCTGGTTCATCATGGCTACTTCTGGAAAGGTGAGGACGCATGCTTAACAGGCATGAAAGGAAAACGAATAAAGCACCTATTTCAGCACCATATTTCCTTGCTTGCCTACCACCTTCCCTTAGATGCGCATCCGGAACTCGGCAACAATAAAGCCTTTGCTGACCTTATGGAATTTACGACGACTTCAGGATTAGATCCCGTCGAAAAATATCCGGTTGGAAATATCGGATACTGTGAGCCCATGACAGCTTTAGCAATGAGTGATTTGCTGGAGCAACGACTGGGGCGCAAGCCACAGCACCTTGCAGGGGGGCCTGAAATCATTCGCAAGGTAGGCTGGTGTACTGGCGGTGCACAAGGCCTCCTCAACCAAGCTGCCTTAATGGGGTGTGATGCTTATTTCTCAGGCGAAGTCAGTGAGCGGACTTTTCATGAAGCCGCTGAGCTTGGTATTCATTATTTTGAATGTGGACATCATGCTACTGAACGTGGGGGGATACACCGACTAGGACAAGCCATTGCCAAAGAGTTTGGAATTGATGTGGAATTTATTAATATCGAAAATCCCGTTTAA
- a CDS encoding MltF family protein, translating to MRPISDWLALRPAFFSLNNDSTQSPKIRLNQEQTETIQSYSFSKKTAFNTLKKPVLVSSLIIAGLSLQGFGEATQLDQVIESQKLRVVSVAGDTTFFSRDSFLHGFGYEMSREFARDLNVKFEFKQVATTAAALDLVKKGKADIALTTATTSQLQSKSLAAVDLTCGNTQVLTTQGLDPALNWAFRDGLDPLVGSSHGFVCEQRQIGSTKQLAAFYSRTMMNDQVERTAFAEALSTRLPLLKASFQMNAKQQKIDWQLLAAVSYQESHLVSTAISPTGVTGLMMLTQGTAMQMGVKNRRDPVESIKGGAQYLKLMQDQYTDIPNPDRVWFSLAAYNMGTGTLERVRTMLRKAGKNPNNWADVFQYLADNKAKNTQYGQCMHYVTRIRGYLEAIKQDRNLTKI from the coding sequence ATGCGCCCCATTTCCGATTGGTTAGCCTTAAGGCCTGCCTTTTTTTCTTTAAACAACGATTCGACTCAAAGCCCTAAGATTCGTTTAAACCAAGAACAAACAGAGACCATACAATCTTACTCCTTCTCTAAAAAAACCGCTTTTAATACACTCAAAAAACCCGTATTGGTCAGCAGTTTAATTATTGCTGGATTATCACTGCAAGGTTTTGGTGAAGCGACACAACTTGATCAAGTCATCGAAAGCCAAAAACTGCGCGTAGTCAGCGTGGCTGGCGATACGACTTTTTTTAGCCGTGACAGCTTTTTACATGGTTTTGGCTATGAAATGTCACGTGAGTTCGCCCGTGACCTCAATGTCAAATTTGAATTTAAACAAGTTGCAACTACAGCCGCAGCCCTAGATCTGGTTAAAAAAGGGAAAGCCGATATTGCGCTGACGACAGCCACAACATCTCAATTGCAAAGTAAATCATTAGCCGCAGTTGACCTTACCTGCGGAAACACACAAGTATTGACGACTCAGGGCTTAGATCCTGCTTTGAATTGGGCGTTCCGTGATGGTCTTGATCCATTGGTCGGAAGTAGCCATGGATTTGTATGTGAGCAGCGTCAAATCGGTAGCACAAAGCAACTCGCGGCTTTTTATAGCCGTACGATGATGAATGACCAAGTCGAAAGAACAGCATTCGCAGAAGCTCTTTCAACACGATTGCCACTACTGAAAGCATCCTTTCAAATGAATGCTAAACAGCAAAAGATTGATTGGCAGCTTTTAGCCGCAGTAAGTTATCAAGAATCACATCTGGTCTCTACTGCGATCTCCCCGACTGGCGTTACAGGTCTGATGATGTTGACTCAAGGCACTGCCATGCAGATGGGCGTTAAAAATCGTCGAGATCCTGTTGAAAGCATCAAAGGCGGAGCACAGTACCTTAAATTAATGCAAGATCAATATACCGATATCCCAAATCCTGATCGTGTATGGTTTTCACTTGCTGCCTATAACATGGGTACAGGCACTTTAGAGCGTGTACGTACCATGCTCAGAAAAGCGGGGAAAAATCCAAATAACTGGGCTGATGTCTTTCAATATCTGGCGGACAACAAAGCTAAAAATACTCAGTACGGACAGTGTATGCATTATGTCACTCGCATTCGTGGTTACTTAGAAGCCATTAAGCAAGATCGTAATCTGACTAAAATTTAA
- a CDS encoding S1C family serine protease, giving the protein MRRVMMLLPWFLLVAVVAYFWQLQEGWKKHTETVTVQNQPPLVVQGSGAAFSYSAAVKVAAPAVVNIYTTQKVRVHPLLQDPMLRRFFEFHQGRADQDNPSDGSSNKSPEPTSLGSGVIVTADGYILTNNHVVAKADKIVVALHDGRRAQAKVVGTDPDSDLAVIKVDLTGLPVLPFRKSSTEVGDIVLAIGNPFGVGQTVTHGIISATGRSGLGINAYEDFIQTDAAINPGNSGGALVDVSGSLVGINTAIFSRSGGSMGIGFAIPANLAQQVLTDIIQNGKVTRGWLGIEVRNQVDPADDLVASSGTSTGVKIVGTQKNGPADRGGLKANDTILDLNGTPITSAGQLIQLVALQKPNTQIQLNVKRGDQTLKLAINVAERPPATAKSDDDQNNDDDAGQLPFGLFGGQ; this is encoded by the coding sequence GTGCGGCGTGTCATGATGTTATTGCCTTGGTTTTTGTTAGTTGCAGTTGTGGCATATTTTTGGCAGTTACAAGAAGGGTGGAAGAAACACACAGAGACTGTGACTGTGCAAAACCAGCCTCCATTAGTTGTCCAAGGTTCTGGGGCTGCTTTTTCCTACAGTGCCGCAGTCAAGGTTGCTGCACCTGCTGTAGTCAATATCTATACTACTCAAAAGGTGCGCGTTCATCCTTTATTGCAAGATCCGATGTTGCGTCGTTTCTTTGAATTTCATCAAGGACGTGCCGATCAAGATAATCCATCTGATGGCTCTTCCAATAAGTCACCAGAACCGACTAGCTTGGGTTCTGGTGTTATTGTGACTGCGGATGGTTATATCCTCACGAATAATCACGTGGTTGCTAAAGCGGATAAAATTGTTGTTGCCTTGCATGATGGAAGGCGCGCTCAGGCCAAAGTGGTAGGTACTGATCCAGACAGTGATTTAGCCGTGATCAAAGTCGATTTAACGGGATTGCCTGTGTTGCCATTCCGTAAGTCATCCACCGAAGTGGGTGATATTGTTTTGGCTATTGGTAACCCCTTTGGTGTTGGGCAAACGGTTACGCACGGAATCATTTCCGCAACTGGGCGATCTGGTCTTGGAATCAATGCGTATGAAGATTTTATTCAAACGGATGCAGCGATCAATCCCGGTAACTCAGGGGGAGCTTTGGTTGATGTGTCAGGGAGTTTAGTCGGTATCAATACTGCAATTTTCTCAAGATCAGGTGGATCGATGGGGATTGGTTTTGCTATTCCAGCAAACTTAGCACAACAAGTTTTGACCGATATTATTCAGAACGGGAAGGTGACACGTGGTTGGCTAGGTATCGAAGTTCGTAATCAGGTGGATCCTGCAGATGATTTGGTTGCCAGCTCTGGGACTAGTACCGGTGTAAAAATTGTGGGTACGCAAAAGAATGGTCCTGCAGATAGGGGCGGTCTAAAAGCAAATGATACGATTCTAGATTTGAACGGTACACCGATAACCTCGGCTGGTCAGCTCATTCAATTGGTTGCGCTTCAGAAGCCGAACACTCAAATTCAATTAAATGTTAAACGCGGTGATCAGACTTTGAAGCTAGCCATCAATGTCGCCGAACGTCCACCAGCAACGGCAAAGAGTGATGATGACCAGAATAACGATGATGATGCCGGTCAGTTGCCGTTTGGATTGTTTGGTGGGCAGTAA
- a CDS encoding Kdo hydroxylase family protein: MSAVFELPITDWNQTFSQELTEQAVRSLEQGDVLILPQLHFALSEEENQFLSPSIIGKSKNVSFDPKTGKVQGSIVDDEAAVLLQKMMQRYATFAKGLMDHLFPEYQQDLIQSRTSYRPLEIAGRTTSWRKDDTRLHVDSFPATPVQDKRILRIFTNVNPHGKPRSWRLGESFEKVAQRFLPHIASPTWGVSGFLNSVGLTKSRRSDYDHYMLRMHDGMKADLDYQATVEHLAYDFPAGSTWIVFTDHVSHAAMAGQYVFEQTFYLPVHAMNDESQAPQRILERMKQQPLL, encoded by the coding sequence ATGAGTGCTGTCTTCGAGCTACCGATTACCGATTGGAATCAAACTTTCTCTCAAGAATTGACTGAGCAAGCTGTACGCTCACTTGAACAGGGCGACGTACTTATTTTACCGCAGCTACACTTTGCATTGAGTGAAGAAGAAAATCAGTTTTTATCTCCGTCTATTATAGGCAAAAGCAAAAACGTGAGCTTTGATCCCAAGACTGGTAAAGTTCAGGGCAGTATTGTAGATGATGAGGCCGCTGTTTTATTGCAAAAAATGATGCAACGCTATGCAACGTTTGCCAAAGGCCTCATGGATCATCTGTTTCCTGAGTATCAACAAGACTTGATTCAGTCACGGACCAGTTATCGTCCTCTGGAGATAGCGGGGCGTACGACCTCATGGCGCAAAGATGATACACGCCTTCATGTCGATAGTTTTCCTGCAACGCCTGTACAAGATAAGCGTATCTTAAGGATTTTTACCAATGTGAATCCTCATGGCAAACCGCGTTCATGGCGATTAGGAGAATCTTTTGAGAAAGTTGCTCAGCGGTTTTTGCCTCATATTGCCAGCCCCACATGGGGGGTTAGCGGTTTTTTAAATTCAGTGGGGCTGACTAAAAGTCGTCGCAGTGATTATGACCACTACATGCTACGGATGCATGATGGTATGAAAGCGGATCTCGATTATCAAGCGACTGTTGAGCATCTGGCTTATGATTTTCCAGCAGGGAGTACCTGGATCGTATTCACGGACCATGTTTCTCATGCAGCAATGGCAGGTCAATACGTCTTTGAACAAACCTTTTATCTGCCTGTACATGCCATGAATGATGAGAGCCAAGCTCCGCAACGTATTTTAGAACGGATGAAGCAGCAGCCCTTACTGTAA